One Neodiprion pinetum isolate iyNeoPine1 chromosome 1, iyNeoPine1.2, whole genome shotgun sequence genomic window carries:
- the LOC124224888 gene encoding NAD kinase isoform X6, with product MKGTKGILKAVLRTRTIFINNGIRRTRSLNAPSPIQQFGPCGRIMKNSAMVMTIQDPASQRLTWYKPPLTVLVIKKVRDSSVLPPFVQLVTWLIEEKRMVVFVEASVLEDPALARDPRFQGVRDRLQTFRDGTDDLQDRIDFIVCLGGDGTLLYASLLFQQSVPPVMAFHLGSLGFLTPFEFDNFQEQVTNVLEGHAALTLRSRLRCIIIRKGEEGQPAKPPTNLLVLNEVVVDRGPSPYLSNIDLFIDGKHVTSVQGDGLIVSTPTGSTAYAVAAGASMIHPSVPAIMVTPICPHSLSFRPIVVPAGVELKISVSPDSRNTSWVSFDGRNRQELFHGDSLRVTTSIYPVPSICAADQITDWFDSLAECLHWNVRKRQKHLDELSDLTHSSSNDTLDSLDRDS from the exons GAGAACTAGAAGCCTGAATGCTCCGAGTCCGATCCAACAGTTTGGGCCATGCGGTCGAATAATGAAGAACTCTGCTATGGTCAT GACCATCCAGGACCCCGCGTCTCAGAGGCTGACGTGGTACAAGCCACCGTTAACGGTGCTCGTCATCAAGAAGGTCCGCGACTCGTCAGTTTTGCCACCTTTCGTTCAACTGGTTACATGGCTGATCGAG GAGAAACGGATGGTGGTTTTCGTCGAAGCATCCGTCCTGGAGGATCCCGCCTTAGCGCGGGACCCCAGGTTCCAAGGTGTTCGAGACAGACTTCAAACTTTCCGAGACGGCACAGACGATCTTCAG GACCGTATCGACTTCATCGTCTGCCTTGGTGGTGATGGGACCCTCCTCTACGCCAGCCTCCTATTTCAACAGTCCGTACCGCCTGTGATGGCCTTTCACTTGGGTTCCTTGGGTTTTCTTACACCCTTCGAGTTCGACAACTTTCAGGAGCAAGTCACCAACGTCCTAGAAG gTCATGCGGCGCTGACTCTGAGGAGCCGTCTTCGTTGCATAATCATACGCAAGGGCGAGGAGGGACAGCCGGCAAAACCACCGACGAACCTTCTGGTACTGAACGAGGTGGTAGTCGACCGAGGTCCCTCGCCTTACCTCTCGAATATCGACTTGTTCATCGACGGCAAACACGTTACCAGCGTCCAAGGAGATGGTCTGATCGTTAGCACGCCCACGGGGTCAACGGCGTACGCTGTTGCTGCCGGGGCCAGCATGATTCACCCCTCGGTACCGGCTATCATGGTCACCCCTATTTGTCCGCACTCTCTGTCCTTCAGGCCAATCGTTGTTCCGGCTGGAGTCGAACTCAAG ATATCCGTGTCACCGGACAGCAGAAATACGTCTTGGGTATCGTTTGATGGAAGAAATCGTCAGGAGCTTTTCCACGGAGACAG CTTGAGAGTAACAACTTCAATTTATCCGGTACCCAGCATCTGTGCAGCTGATCAAATCACCGACTGGTTTGATTCTCTGGCGGAATGCTTACATTGGAATGTCAGGAAACGACAGAAACACTTGGATGAACTCAGCGATCTGACGCATTCCTCCAGCAACGACACTTTGGATTCGCTTGATCGCGACAGCTAG
- the LOC124224888 gene encoding NAD kinase isoform X9 yields the protein MVGTPSVRTIQDPASQRLTWYKPPLTVLVIKKVRDSSVLPPFVQLVTWLIEEKRMVVFVEASVLEDPALARDPRFQGVRDRLQTFRDGTDDLQDRIDFIVCLGGDGTLLYASLLFQQSVPPVMAFHLGSLGFLTPFEFDNFQEQVTNVLEGHAALTLRSRLRCIIIRKGEEGQPAKPPTNLLVLNEVVVDRGPSPYLSNIDLFIDGKHVTSVQGDGLIVSTPTGSTAYAVAAGASMIHPSVPAIMVTPICPHSLSFRPIVVPAGVELKISVSPDSRNTSWVSFDGRNRQELFHGDSLRVTTSIYPVPSICAADQITDWFDSLAECLHWNVRKRQKHLDELSDLTHSSSNDTLDSLDRDS from the exons ATGGTGGGGACGCCGTCTGTCAG GACCATCCAGGACCCCGCGTCTCAGAGGCTGACGTGGTACAAGCCACCGTTAACGGTGCTCGTCATCAAGAAGGTCCGCGACTCGTCAGTTTTGCCACCTTTCGTTCAACTGGTTACATGGCTGATCGAG GAGAAACGGATGGTGGTTTTCGTCGAAGCATCCGTCCTGGAGGATCCCGCCTTAGCGCGGGACCCCAGGTTCCAAGGTGTTCGAGACAGACTTCAAACTTTCCGAGACGGCACAGACGATCTTCAG GACCGTATCGACTTCATCGTCTGCCTTGGTGGTGATGGGACCCTCCTCTACGCCAGCCTCCTATTTCAACAGTCCGTACCGCCTGTGATGGCCTTTCACTTGGGTTCCTTGGGTTTTCTTACACCCTTCGAGTTCGACAACTTTCAGGAGCAAGTCACCAACGTCCTAGAAG gTCATGCGGCGCTGACTCTGAGGAGCCGTCTTCGTTGCATAATCATACGCAAGGGCGAGGAGGGACAGCCGGCAAAACCACCGACGAACCTTCTGGTACTGAACGAGGTGGTAGTCGACCGAGGTCCCTCGCCTTACCTCTCGAATATCGACTTGTTCATCGACGGCAAACACGTTACCAGCGTCCAAGGAGATGGTCTGATCGTTAGCACGCCCACGGGGTCAACGGCGTACGCTGTTGCTGCCGGGGCCAGCATGATTCACCCCTCGGTACCGGCTATCATGGTCACCCCTATTTGTCCGCACTCTCTGTCCTTCAGGCCAATCGTTGTTCCGGCTGGAGTCGAACTCAAG ATATCCGTGTCACCGGACAGCAGAAATACGTCTTGGGTATCGTTTGATGGAAGAAATCGTCAGGAGCTTTTCCACGGAGACAG CTTGAGAGTAACAACTTCAATTTATCCGGTACCCAGCATCTGTGCAGCTGATCAAATCACCGACTGGTTTGATTCTCTGGCGGAATGCTTACATTGGAATGTCAGGAAACGACAGAAACACTTGGATGAACTCAGCGATCTGACGCATTCCTCCAGCAACGACACTTTGGATTCGCTTGATCGCGACAGCTAG
- the LOC124224888 gene encoding NAD kinase isoform X1 yields MKNSAMVMTIQDPASQRLTWYKPPLTVLVIKKVRDSSVLPPFVQLVTWLIEEKRMVVFVEASVLEDPALARDPRFQGVRDRLQTFRDGTDDLQDRIDFIVCLGGDGTLLYASLLFQQSVPPVMAFHLGSLGFLTPFEFDNFQEQVTNVLEGHAALTLRSRLRCIIIRKGEEGQPAKPPTNLLVLNEVVVDRGPSPYLSNIDLFIDGKHVTSVQGDGLIVSTPTGSTAYAVAAGASMIHPSVPAIMVTPICPHSLSFRPIVVPAGVELKISVSPDSRNTSWVSFDGRNRQELFHGDSLRVTTSIYPVPSICAADQITDWFDSLAECLHWNVRKRQKHLDELSDLTHSSSNDTLDSLDRDS; encoded by the exons ATGAAGAACTCTGCTATGGTCAT GACCATCCAGGACCCCGCGTCTCAGAGGCTGACGTGGTACAAGCCACCGTTAACGGTGCTCGTCATCAAGAAGGTCCGCGACTCGTCAGTTTTGCCACCTTTCGTTCAACTGGTTACATGGCTGATCGAG GAGAAACGGATGGTGGTTTTCGTCGAAGCATCCGTCCTGGAGGATCCCGCCTTAGCGCGGGACCCCAGGTTCCAAGGTGTTCGAGACAGACTTCAAACTTTCCGAGACGGCACAGACGATCTTCAG GACCGTATCGACTTCATCGTCTGCCTTGGTGGTGATGGGACCCTCCTCTACGCCAGCCTCCTATTTCAACAGTCCGTACCGCCTGTGATGGCCTTTCACTTGGGTTCCTTGGGTTTTCTTACACCCTTCGAGTTCGACAACTTTCAGGAGCAAGTCACCAACGTCCTAGAAG gTCATGCGGCGCTGACTCTGAGGAGCCGTCTTCGTTGCATAATCATACGCAAGGGCGAGGAGGGACAGCCGGCAAAACCACCGACGAACCTTCTGGTACTGAACGAGGTGGTAGTCGACCGAGGTCCCTCGCCTTACCTCTCGAATATCGACTTGTTCATCGACGGCAAACACGTTACCAGCGTCCAAGGAGATGGTCTGATCGTTAGCACGCCCACGGGGTCAACGGCGTACGCTGTTGCTGCCGGGGCCAGCATGATTCACCCCTCGGTACCGGCTATCATGGTCACCCCTATTTGTCCGCACTCTCTGTCCTTCAGGCCAATCGTTGTTCCGGCTGGAGTCGAACTCAAG ATATCCGTGTCACCGGACAGCAGAAATACGTCTTGGGTATCGTTTGATGGAAGAAATCGTCAGGAGCTTTTCCACGGAGACAG CTTGAGAGTAACAACTTCAATTTATCCGGTACCCAGCATCTGTGCAGCTGATCAAATCACCGACTGGTTTGATTCTCTGGCGGAATGCTTACATTGGAATGTCAGGAAACGACAGAAACACTTGGATGAACTCAGCGATCTGACGCATTCCTCCAGCAACGACACTTTGGATTCGCTTGATCGCGACAGCTAG
- the LOC124224888 gene encoding NAD kinase isoform X2, producing the protein MKNSAMVMTIQDPASQRLTWYKPPLTVLVIKKVRDSSVLPPFVQLVTWLIEEKRMVVFVEASVLEDPALARDPRFQGVRDRLQTFRDGTDDLQDRIDFIVCLGGDGTLLYASLLFQQSVPPVMAFHLGSLGFLTPFEFDNFQEQVTNVLEGHAALTLRSRLRCIIIRKGEEGQPAKPPTNLLVLNEVVVDRGPSPYLSNIDLFIDGKHVTSVQGDGLIVSTPTGSTAYAVAAGASMIHPSVPAIMVTPICPHSLSFRPIVVPAGVELKIMANSEARSTAYVSFDGRNQQELRVGDSLRVTTSIYPVPSICAADQITDWFDSLAECLHWNVRKRQKHLDELSDLTHSSSNDTLDSLDRDS; encoded by the exons ATGAAGAACTCTGCTATGGTCAT GACCATCCAGGACCCCGCGTCTCAGAGGCTGACGTGGTACAAGCCACCGTTAACGGTGCTCGTCATCAAGAAGGTCCGCGACTCGTCAGTTTTGCCACCTTTCGTTCAACTGGTTACATGGCTGATCGAG GAGAAACGGATGGTGGTTTTCGTCGAAGCATCCGTCCTGGAGGATCCCGCCTTAGCGCGGGACCCCAGGTTCCAAGGTGTTCGAGACAGACTTCAAACTTTCCGAGACGGCACAGACGATCTTCAG GACCGTATCGACTTCATCGTCTGCCTTGGTGGTGATGGGACCCTCCTCTACGCCAGCCTCCTATTTCAACAGTCCGTACCGCCTGTGATGGCCTTTCACTTGGGTTCCTTGGGTTTTCTTACACCCTTCGAGTTCGACAACTTTCAGGAGCAAGTCACCAACGTCCTAGAAG gTCATGCGGCGCTGACTCTGAGGAGCCGTCTTCGTTGCATAATCATACGCAAGGGCGAGGAGGGACAGCCGGCAAAACCACCGACGAACCTTCTGGTACTGAACGAGGTGGTAGTCGACCGAGGTCCCTCGCCTTACCTCTCGAATATCGACTTGTTCATCGACGGCAAACACGTTACCAGCGTCCAAGGAGATGGTCTGATCGTTAGCACGCCCACGGGGTCAACGGCGTACGCTGTTGCTGCCGGGGCCAGCATGATTCACCCCTCGGTACCGGCTATCATGGTCACCCCTATTTGTCCGCACTCTCTGTCCTTCAGGCCAATCGTTGTTCCGGCTGGAGTCGAACTCAAG ATAATGGCCAACAGCGAGGCTCGCAGTACAGCCTACGTCTCCTTCGACGGACGTAACCAGCAAGAGCTTCGCGTTGGGGATAG CTTGAGAGTAACAACTTCAATTTATCCGGTACCCAGCATCTGTGCAGCTGATCAAATCACCGACTGGTTTGATTCTCTGGCGGAATGCTTACATTGGAATGTCAGGAAACGACAGAAACACTTGGATGAACTCAGCGATCTGACGCATTCCTCCAGCAACGACACTTTGGATTCGCTTGATCGCGACAGCTAG
- the LOC124224888 gene encoding NAD kinase isoform X5, with the protein MNEKDLHLAQAMVDMEIDGKRPKKTNVSRMQDKQQTFRRTRSLNAPSPIQQFGPCGRIMKNSAMVMTIQDPASQRLTWYKPPLTVLVIKKVRDSSVLPPFVQLVTWLIEEKRMVVFVEASVLEDPALARDPRFQGVRDRLQTFRDGTDDLQDRIDFIVCLGGDGTLLYASLLFQQSVPPVMAFHLGSLGFLTPFEFDNFQEQVTNVLEGHAALTLRSRLRCIIIRKGEEGQPAKPPTNLLVLNEVVVDRGPSPYLSNIDLFIDGKHVTSVQGDGLIVSTPTGSTAYAVAAGASMIHPSVPAIMVTPICPHSLSFRPIVVPAGVELKISVSPDSRNTSWVSFDGRNRQELFHGDSLRVTTSIYPVPSICAADQITDWFDSLAECLHWNVRKRQKHLDELSDLTHSSSNDTLDSLDRDS; encoded by the exons GAGAACTAGAAGCCTGAATGCTCCGAGTCCGATCCAACAGTTTGGGCCATGCGGTCGAATAATGAAGAACTCTGCTATGGTCAT GACCATCCAGGACCCCGCGTCTCAGAGGCTGACGTGGTACAAGCCACCGTTAACGGTGCTCGTCATCAAGAAGGTCCGCGACTCGTCAGTTTTGCCACCTTTCGTTCAACTGGTTACATGGCTGATCGAG GAGAAACGGATGGTGGTTTTCGTCGAAGCATCCGTCCTGGAGGATCCCGCCTTAGCGCGGGACCCCAGGTTCCAAGGTGTTCGAGACAGACTTCAAACTTTCCGAGACGGCACAGACGATCTTCAG GACCGTATCGACTTCATCGTCTGCCTTGGTGGTGATGGGACCCTCCTCTACGCCAGCCTCCTATTTCAACAGTCCGTACCGCCTGTGATGGCCTTTCACTTGGGTTCCTTGGGTTTTCTTACACCCTTCGAGTTCGACAACTTTCAGGAGCAAGTCACCAACGTCCTAGAAG gTCATGCGGCGCTGACTCTGAGGAGCCGTCTTCGTTGCATAATCATACGCAAGGGCGAGGAGGGACAGCCGGCAAAACCACCGACGAACCTTCTGGTACTGAACGAGGTGGTAGTCGACCGAGGTCCCTCGCCTTACCTCTCGAATATCGACTTGTTCATCGACGGCAAACACGTTACCAGCGTCCAAGGAGATGGTCTGATCGTTAGCACGCCCACGGGGTCAACGGCGTACGCTGTTGCTGCCGGGGCCAGCATGATTCACCCCTCGGTACCGGCTATCATGGTCACCCCTATTTGTCCGCACTCTCTGTCCTTCAGGCCAATCGTTGTTCCGGCTGGAGTCGAACTCAAG ATATCCGTGTCACCGGACAGCAGAAATACGTCTTGGGTATCGTTTGATGGAAGAAATCGTCAGGAGCTTTTCCACGGAGACAG CTTGAGAGTAACAACTTCAATTTATCCGGTACCCAGCATCTGTGCAGCTGATCAAATCACCGACTGGTTTGATTCTCTGGCGGAATGCTTACATTGGAATGTCAGGAAACGACAGAAACACTTGGATGAACTCAGCGATCTGACGCATTCCTCCAGCAACGACACTTTGGATTCGCTTGATCGCGACAGCTAG
- the LOC124224888 gene encoding NAD kinase isoform X8: MDSLSRCTSLVDDAEMELRRTRSLNAPSPIQQFGPCGRIMKNSAMVMTIQDPASQRLTWYKPPLTVLVIKKVRDSSVLPPFVQLVTWLIEEKRMVVFVEASVLEDPALARDPRFQGVRDRLQTFRDGTDDLQDRIDFIVCLGGDGTLLYASLLFQQSVPPVMAFHLGSLGFLTPFEFDNFQEQVTNVLEGHAALTLRSRLRCIIIRKGEEGQPAKPPTNLLVLNEVVVDRGPSPYLSNIDLFIDGKHVTSVQGDGLIVSTPTGSTAYAVAAGASMIHPSVPAIMVTPICPHSLSFRPIVVPAGVELKISVSPDSRNTSWVSFDGRNRQELFHGDSLRVTTSIYPVPSICAADQITDWFDSLAECLHWNVRKRQKHLDELSDLTHSSSNDTLDSLDRDS; this comes from the exons GAGAACTAGAAGCCTGAATGCTCCGAGTCCGATCCAACAGTTTGGGCCATGCGGTCGAATAATGAAGAACTCTGCTATGGTCAT GACCATCCAGGACCCCGCGTCTCAGAGGCTGACGTGGTACAAGCCACCGTTAACGGTGCTCGTCATCAAGAAGGTCCGCGACTCGTCAGTTTTGCCACCTTTCGTTCAACTGGTTACATGGCTGATCGAG GAGAAACGGATGGTGGTTTTCGTCGAAGCATCCGTCCTGGAGGATCCCGCCTTAGCGCGGGACCCCAGGTTCCAAGGTGTTCGAGACAGACTTCAAACTTTCCGAGACGGCACAGACGATCTTCAG GACCGTATCGACTTCATCGTCTGCCTTGGTGGTGATGGGACCCTCCTCTACGCCAGCCTCCTATTTCAACAGTCCGTACCGCCTGTGATGGCCTTTCACTTGGGTTCCTTGGGTTTTCTTACACCCTTCGAGTTCGACAACTTTCAGGAGCAAGTCACCAACGTCCTAGAAG gTCATGCGGCGCTGACTCTGAGGAGCCGTCTTCGTTGCATAATCATACGCAAGGGCGAGGAGGGACAGCCGGCAAAACCACCGACGAACCTTCTGGTACTGAACGAGGTGGTAGTCGACCGAGGTCCCTCGCCTTACCTCTCGAATATCGACTTGTTCATCGACGGCAAACACGTTACCAGCGTCCAAGGAGATGGTCTGATCGTTAGCACGCCCACGGGGTCAACGGCGTACGCTGTTGCTGCCGGGGCCAGCATGATTCACCCCTCGGTACCGGCTATCATGGTCACCCCTATTTGTCCGCACTCTCTGTCCTTCAGGCCAATCGTTGTTCCGGCTGGAGTCGAACTCAAG ATATCCGTGTCACCGGACAGCAGAAATACGTCTTGGGTATCGTTTGATGGAAGAAATCGTCAGGAGCTTTTCCACGGAGACAG CTTGAGAGTAACAACTTCAATTTATCCGGTACCCAGCATCTGTGCAGCTGATCAAATCACCGACTGGTTTGATTCTCTGGCGGAATGCTTACATTGGAATGTCAGGAAACGACAGAAACACTTGGATGAACTCAGCGATCTGACGCATTCCTCCAGCAACGACACTTTGGATTCGCTTGATCGCGACAGCTAG
- the LOC124224888 gene encoding NAD kinase isoform X7 — MSLSPSSSSGFHSLEDLSVWRTRSLNAPSPIQQFGPCGRIMKNSAMVMTIQDPASQRLTWYKPPLTVLVIKKVRDSSVLPPFVQLVTWLIEEKRMVVFVEASVLEDPALARDPRFQGVRDRLQTFRDGTDDLQDRIDFIVCLGGDGTLLYASLLFQQSVPPVMAFHLGSLGFLTPFEFDNFQEQVTNVLEGHAALTLRSRLRCIIIRKGEEGQPAKPPTNLLVLNEVVVDRGPSPYLSNIDLFIDGKHVTSVQGDGLIVSTPTGSTAYAVAAGASMIHPSVPAIMVTPICPHSLSFRPIVVPAGVELKISVSPDSRNTSWVSFDGRNRQELFHGDSLRVTTSIYPVPSICAADQITDWFDSLAECLHWNVRKRQKHLDELSDLTHSSSNDTLDSLDRDS, encoded by the exons GAGAACTAGAAGCCTGAATGCTCCGAGTCCGATCCAACAGTTTGGGCCATGCGGTCGAATAATGAAGAACTCTGCTATGGTCAT GACCATCCAGGACCCCGCGTCTCAGAGGCTGACGTGGTACAAGCCACCGTTAACGGTGCTCGTCATCAAGAAGGTCCGCGACTCGTCAGTTTTGCCACCTTTCGTTCAACTGGTTACATGGCTGATCGAG GAGAAACGGATGGTGGTTTTCGTCGAAGCATCCGTCCTGGAGGATCCCGCCTTAGCGCGGGACCCCAGGTTCCAAGGTGTTCGAGACAGACTTCAAACTTTCCGAGACGGCACAGACGATCTTCAG GACCGTATCGACTTCATCGTCTGCCTTGGTGGTGATGGGACCCTCCTCTACGCCAGCCTCCTATTTCAACAGTCCGTACCGCCTGTGATGGCCTTTCACTTGGGTTCCTTGGGTTTTCTTACACCCTTCGAGTTCGACAACTTTCAGGAGCAAGTCACCAACGTCCTAGAAG gTCATGCGGCGCTGACTCTGAGGAGCCGTCTTCGTTGCATAATCATACGCAAGGGCGAGGAGGGACAGCCGGCAAAACCACCGACGAACCTTCTGGTACTGAACGAGGTGGTAGTCGACCGAGGTCCCTCGCCTTACCTCTCGAATATCGACTTGTTCATCGACGGCAAACACGTTACCAGCGTCCAAGGAGATGGTCTGATCGTTAGCACGCCCACGGGGTCAACGGCGTACGCTGTTGCTGCCGGGGCCAGCATGATTCACCCCTCGGTACCGGCTATCATGGTCACCCCTATTTGTCCGCACTCTCTGTCCTTCAGGCCAATCGTTGTTCCGGCTGGAGTCGAACTCAAG ATATCCGTGTCACCGGACAGCAGAAATACGTCTTGGGTATCGTTTGATGGAAGAAATCGTCAGGAGCTTTTCCACGGAGACAG CTTGAGAGTAACAACTTCAATTTATCCGGTACCCAGCATCTGTGCAGCTGATCAAATCACCGACTGGTTTGATTCTCTGGCGGAATGCTTACATTGGAATGTCAGGAAACGACAGAAACACTTGGATGAACTCAGCGATCTGACGCATTCCTCCAGCAACGACACTTTGGATTCGCTTGATCGCGACAGCTAG